In Mixophyes fleayi isolate aMixFle1 chromosome 11, aMixFle1.hap1, whole genome shotgun sequence, one DNA window encodes the following:
- the PRR12 gene encoding proline-rich protein 12 codes for MDRNYPTAGFGDPLGAGTGWSYERTAKASLVYGSSRGSHPDTDILHRQAYGTPHPLQGYATNHHPAGLSGLFETGLHHAGSGTPDASVMNLISALESRAPQPGPSASSLLSQFRAPSWQTAMHTPAPAELFISGAGTFPSSSALSAYQHPASFSGRSFPVTSSLTLQDATFSPTSNGLLSPHDPLLHIKSSQSSVPSSLSFDRLGSTVLGSGLQSQSSAYRSAQESASRHLPSQFNLLSSSLGPSEQTSQLYNASVFSSSPASSIERAMPRQDSVIKHYQRPSSAQSQLPSAAAAAHSLQHYLSCGGSYQQMPHRSSLSCSPLGDQSPVSSEGSQQKNSQARQEQSQSYRPIIQSPGYSTSSSSNKSKSYSASRQTPRSTATPKCQSIATTGQTHNYSSSTPKPSSVISSQSQAYSPGQPQSLLSMSQSQNYAVTQSQNLSAVTQSQGFTSSQAQDLTSGSKSQSYTTSQSQGLQTCVSQNQTYSPEQLQGLSSVGQIPSYSVQTESHVSASQAPSYVPAHSQGMPTASPSLSYSTGHSPAMYSSVSHSQNMSDSSPSQIIRPLQSPTSSRSQSVASPGQSQKYLTSVLSPSFMQASHSQSYQNSQSSLERTPSYSKPKSDSDLLSTERTDDEDFLIQHLLQSQSPPRVSSESLVECEERSSKSMAYEMSKTEERYHLQSVIRTNSNLDNQGLELSLQSLKDKKKSDRHKEYANTRSTPESLGTSVVHYSHQTGPMDSFTQDIKKSVDHLPHMDTSNKDLNSAHSYMQKTPEHSSQAHRMVAESQSMETHNMLQSQQGTPMMMDGSPDMPLSLTHQPTTQQSQLLQSVLTHTQSQMQAHQRKVQSSMDVHLMEPQRIQAEAQSPQLQMQLQSQALEAHLQSQQMQAHVRSQSMEVHSRSQSIEAQLMDSHQIQTDQQSPQLQAQLQSERMQAEMQPERMQGSLQSEGMEGLPQNDAMQALSRSQEIQDFLEPDLNLGSVQGQQHLLSDGGDPMRLDPESSSQQVPQTQMEPKDQFDSPSPQGSKQRFVPLTSICFPDSLLQDEERSFFPGMEDMFCPPPCGNDEFPKSSCGDDGSQSMDRNEAMKNSYEMMQSSQGYSGYCTNESNDNQQNVHLGLDSVSVKHELPSTVNTEQLGLIQSSHGQQSSEVKPGLTSPIFCSSKPKKLLKTSSFHLLKKREPSFQPPKKNYAQEYEFEDDEDKEDVPADIRLNSRRLPDLLPDLISSCRTRPNISPMGDIDFCPPNNMDGPKRRGRKPTKPKREGPPRPRGRPRIRPLVEPHVLGHEGIRKPRGRGRGRGRRIADEGRESMPLEPLKPLKIKLQVPKGNDTLQMDQAEMLPPPQENALDNSQTREKIKQKIKEVEEKQPEIKSGFMASFLDFLKSGKRQQLPTAATSPSKNRPPSSQQASQASFGIASQMLSGTLDSTESDSLVMSCTSPCKRLDDELKRNLETLPSFSSDEEDSVSKNQDLQKSISSAISALYDPTDRKEIENTAPAVVEEKVSSPVPSEPSPQPEPPVAVSPPSPQEAPAPPPPEEPPAQSSPEQEEPEDSRPLHLAKKQETAAICGETDEEDVESSGEGIFRERDEFVIRVEDIQALKLALQTGREPPPIWRVQKALLQKFTPEIKDGQRQFCATSNYLGYFGDAKNRYQRLYVKFLENINKKDYVRVCSRKPWHRPLQAMRRQSQTKAPGSKSPVAVTKPEKCEKSDRLVKVDSNARLEKPEAEEKTDRVERPDNVEQEETTEKIEAVPQSERANTEQELEEQQSLTTDIIKEDTIGDIEMEEKIDPVEQPESLVENEKEDLVEDSDISESVEKIDKNGYMVTSEKVEPVVKAEKTEHMSKPEKIEPVAKTEKAETVAKPEKPDTAVKTDKSAHVARPEKTEVILKPEKVSPAGRPEKLEQGLKPEKVTTASRQEKPERTVKPEKSSSSGRQEKLERIAKAEKGAPTARQEKTEPVLKPSAALRQEKIEADVKVEKVTTANKHEKTELVKSEKPETARKPQKAESTGKTSQPIDKSMKDEVLEAPVKDEMVKKTEKPVTPNRVEQNEATKKPTKSELMEQTLKVESTKRNERQLSQDRATRADRGEKASKVDKPARTDRSDKTRKMERSEKPSRIERADRSPRSPRSPRPDKVEKTRVERPEKTRVERPEKATRSERSSKTTRTDRPSKTDKSERPEKMPKLERVEKSPKLEKVSKNDKVEKVEKPTKAEKIEKPPKAEKIEKHARVEKVDKVEPPPPKVALKPKQKHAKVKAEPPPKKRKKWLKEVASSSDSDSSPDQQSEEERVPVGRVLNTRAMKEMYRSYIEMLVSTALDPDMIQALEDTSDELYLPPMRKIDGIVNEHKKKVLKKISLSSSIQEALHTFPQLNSDSGESTVRIKPWGEPYNRKTLNKLKKNVAKPQEFKVDAEKSLYYNLYHSLHHYKYHIFLRCKQETNAIEEQNDDLGQEEVVQQCMRNQPWLEKLFDSFIDLLTQAQNKCA; via the exons CTTGGTCTACGGAAGCTCAAGAGGCTCCCACCCAGACACGGATATTTTGCACAGACAGGCGTACGGAACACCTCACCCTCTCCAGGGCTATGCTACCAACCACCACCCAGCAG GCTTGTCTGGGTTGTTTGAGACCGGCCTCCACCATGCCGGTAGCGGGACCCCCGATGCTTCAGTCATGAATCTGATCTCGGCTCTAGAATCTCGAGCTCCTCAGCCGGGACCCTctgcttcctccctcctctctcagtTCCGCGCACCGTCATGGCAGACAG ccaTGCACACCCCTGCCCCAGCAGAACTCTTCATATCTGGAGCCGGTACATTTCCATCATCCTCTGCCCTTTCTGCTTACCAGCACCCAGCGTCTTTCAGTGGTAGAAGCTTCCCCGTAACATCTTCGTTGACACTTCAAGATGCCACCTTCAGCCCTACGTCAAACGGTCTCCTCTCTCCTCACGATCCACTTCTCCATATAAAGTCATCACAGTCTTCTGTTCCGTCTTCACTGAGTTTCGATCGACTTGGCAGCACGGTATTAGGCTCTGGACTACAATCTCAGAGCTCAGCCTATCGCAGTGCCCAAGAATCCGCTTCACGACACCTTCCTTCCCAGTTCAAcctgctctcctcctcccttggtcctTCTGAACAAACATCCCAGCTCTACAATGCTTCGGTATTCTCAAGTTCTCCGGCCTCTTCGATTGAAAGAGCAATGCCTCGACAAGACAGCGTTATTAAGCACTACCAGCGGCCCTCCAGCGCCCAATCCCAGCTTCCCTCAGCCGCAGCTGCTGCTCACTCCCTGCAGCACTATCTAAGCTGTGGAGGTAGTTACCAGCAAATGCCTCATCGTTCTAGCTTGTCCTGCAGTCCGTTGGGGGACCAGTCACCTGTTAGCAGTGAGGGTTCACAGCAGAAAAACTCGCAGGCACGCCAAGAGCAGTCTCAGAGCTACAGACCAATAATTCAATCCCCTGGGTATTCAACCTCTTCTTCTTCCAACAAGTCCAAGAGCTACTCGGCTTCTAGGCAGACTCCTCGATCTACCGCCACTCCAAAGTGCCAAAGCATTGCAACCACCGGACAGACACACAACTATTCCTCCTCCACTCCAAAGCCCAGCTCTGTTATATCTAGCCAGTCTCAAGCTTACTCACCTGGACAACCACAGAGTCTTCtttctatgtcccagtcacaaaACTATGCTGTAACTCAGTCGCAGAACCTATCCGCCGTCACTCAGTCGCAAGGCTTTACATCTAGCCAGGCCCAAGATCTAACAAGTGGGAGCAAATCCCAAAGCTATACAACTAGCCAGTCACAAGGCTTGCAGACATGTGTGAGCCAGAATCAGACCTACTCCCCAGAGCAATTGCAAGGGTTGTCATCAGTGGGTCAGATTCCGAGCTACAGTGTCCAAACAGAGTCCCATGTGTCTGCCAGCCAGGCTCCTAGTTATGTTCCTGCTCATTCTCAAGGTATGCCAACTGCCAGCCCTTCCTTGAGTTACAGTACTGGCCATTCCCCAGCCATGTATTCTTCTGTTAGCCATTCCCAGAATATGTCAGATTCCAGTCCATCCCAGATAATTCGACCTCTACAGTCGCCTACGTCAAGTCGATCTCAAAGCGTAGCTTCTCCTGGACAGTCTCAGAAGTATTTGACTTCAGTGCTATCACCTTCGTTCATGCAAGCTTCCCATTCGCAGAGCTATCAGAACTCCCAGTCCAGTCTAGAAAGAACACCCTCCTACAGCAAACCAAAATCTGATTCTGATCTTCTCTCCACTGAAAGGACAGATGATGAAGACTTCCTCATTCAGCACCTATTACAGTCACAAAGTCCTCCTCGGGTCTCCTCTGAAAGCCTTGTGGAGTGTGAGGAAAGATCTAGTAAATCAATGGCCTATGAAATGAGCAAAACTGAGGAGAGGTATCACCTGCAAAGTGTTATAAGGACTAATTCAAACTTGGACAACCAAGGGTTGGAGTTGTCTTTACAGAGcttaaaagacaagaaaaaaagtGATCGCCATAAGGAATATGCTAACACAAGGTCAACTCCGGAGTCTTTGGGAACATCTGTTGTCCATTATAGTCACCAGACCGGCCCCATGGATTCATTCACTCAGGACATCAAAAAGTCAGTAGACCATCTACCACACATGGACACCTCAAATAAAGACTTAAACTCTGCTCATTCATACATGCAGAAAACTCCGGAGCATTCGTCGCAAGCTCATAGAATGGTGGCCGAGAGTCAATCAATGGAGACTCACAACATGCTACAAAGCCAGCAAGGCACTCCAATGATGATGGACGGCTCTCCTGATATGCCACTCTCTCTTACCCACCAGCCAACCACTCAACAGTCGCAACTCCTGCAATCTGTTCTCACTCATACCCAGAGTCAGATGCAGGCACACCAGAGAAAAGTACAGTCATCAATGGATGTACACCTTATGGAACCACAGAGGATCCAAGCTGAAGCACAATCTCCACAGCTACAAATGCAGCTGCAGTCGCAGGCTTTGGAAGCTCATTTACAGTCGCAACAAATGCAAGCTCATGTTCGCTCTCAGTCCATGGAGGTACACTCTCGTTCCCAATCAATAGAGGCGCAGTTGATGGATTCCCACCAGATACAGACAGACCAGCAATCCCCTCAGCTCCAGGCACAACTTCAGTCAGAGCGCATGCAAGCAGAGATGCAGCCTGAGAGGATGCAAGGATCCCTCCAGTCTGAGGGCATGGAGGGACTTCCTCAGAATGATGCCATGCAGGCGTTATCCCGGTCTCAAGAGATCCAGGACTTTCTGGAACCTGACCTGAACTTGGGGTCTGTGCAGGGTCAGCAACACCTATTATCTGATGGAGGAGACCCCATGCGTTTAGATCCAGAGTCCTCCTCTCAGCAGGTGCCTCAAACTCAGATGGAGCCCAAGGATCAGTTTGACAGCCCGAGTCCTCAAGGATCAAAGCAGCGGTTTGTTCCGCTGACCTCTATCTGTTTTCCCGATTCTCTTTTGCAAGATGAGGAAAGAAGTTTTTTTCCTGGCATGGAGGATATGTTCTGTCCACCACCTTGTGGAAATGATGAGTTTCCCAAGTCCAGTTGTGGCGATGATGGTTCTCAGAGCATGGACAGGAATGAGGCCATGAAAAATAGCTATGAGATGATGCAGTCTAGCCAAGGCTATTCAGGTTACTGCACCAATGAAAGTAATGACAATCAACAAAATGTTCACTTGGGTCTGGACTCTGTATCTGTAAAACATGAACTGCCATCTACTGTCAACACAGAACAATTAGGACTAATTCAGTCTAGTCATGGCCAGCAATCATCGGAAGTAAAACCAGGCCTAACCTCGCCCATATTCTGCTCTTCCAAACCCAAAAAGCTTCTGAAGACATCCTCTTTCCACCTGCTGAAGAAGAGAGAACCCTCTTTCCAGCCTCCCAAGAAAAACTATGCTCAGGAGTACGAGTTTGAAGATGATGAAGACAAGGAGGATGTTCCTGCAGACATCCGATTAAATAGTCGTAGATTACCTGATCTTCTCCCGGATCTTATCTCTAGCTGCCGTACTCGACCCAACATCAGCCCAATGGGCGATATTGACTTCTGTCCCCCCAATAACATGGATGGACCAAAGAGACGTGGCCGGAAACCCACAAAACCTAAAAGAGAGGGTCCTCCAAGGCCCAGAGGAAGACCGAGGATCAGACCTCTGGTCGAACCACATGTTTTAGGTCATGAAGGCATTAGAAAGCCCCGTGGAAGAGGTAGAGGGAGAGGCAGGAGGATAGCAGATGAGGGAAGGGAAAGTATGCCATTGGAGCCCCTGAAACCACTAAAG ATCAAACTGCAAGTGCCAAAAGGGAACGATACTTTGCAGATGGATCAAGCTGAGATGCTTCCTCCTCCCCAGGAGAATGCTTTGGACAACAGCCAGACACGGGAGAAGATCAAACAGAAGATCAAAGAGGTCGAAGAAAAGCAACCAGAAATAAAATCGGGCTTTATGGCCTCATTTTTGGACTTCTTAAAGTCAGGCAAGAGGCAGCAGCTGCCCACGGCCGCCACCAGCCCCTCCAAGAACCGGCCACCGTCCTCCCAGCAGGCTTCACAGGCTTCTTTTGGGATAGCCTCTCAAATGCTTTCTGGAACCCTGGACTCGACAGAGAGCGACAGTCTGGTCATGAGTTGCACCAGCCCCTGCAAGAGGTTGGATGATGAGCTGAAGCGTAATTTGGAGACCCTACCTTCCTTTTCTTCTGATGAGGAGGACTCTGTCAGCAAAAACCAAGATCTGCAAAAGAGTATCTCCTCAGCCATCTCTGCTCTCTACGATCCTACTGACCGCAAAGAGATCGAAAACACAG CACCCGCAGTGGTAGAGGAGAAGGTGTCGAGCCCGGTGCCGTCTGAACCTTCACCACAGCCAGAGCCGCCAGTTGCGGTCTCCCCACCATCTCCTCAAGAGGCTCCCGCTCCTCCTCCACCAGAGGAACCTCCCGCCCAGTCGTCCCCTGAACAGGAAGAGCCAGAAGATTCAAGACCACTACACTTGGCCAAAAAGCAGGAGACCGCTGCTATTTGTGGGGAGACGGATGAGGAAGACGTTGAAAGCAGTGGTGAGGGTATCTTCCGGGAGAGAGATGAGTTTGTTATTCGAGTGGAGGATATTCAGGCGTTAAAG CTTGCTCTGCAAACCGGACGGGAGCCACCTCCAATATGGCGGGTTCAAAAAGCTTTATTGCAAAAATTCACTCCGGAGATCAAAGATGGACAACGCCAGTTTTGCGCCACAAGCAAC TATTTGGGATACTTTGGCGATGCCAAAAACCGGTACCAGCGACTGTATGTCAAGTTCCTTGAAAATATCAACAAAAAGGATTACGTGAGGGTGTGTTCCAGGAAGCCGTGGCATCGTCCTCTGCAAGCCATGAG AAGGCAAAGTCAAACAAAAGCTCCCGGGTCTAAAAGTCCTGTGGCAGTTACTAAACCAGAGAAGTGTGAGAAGTCCGATCGCTTGGTTAAAGTGGACTCTAATGCGAGACTAGAGAAGCCGGAGGCAGAAGAGAAGACGGACAGAGTTGAGAGACCTGATAACGTTGAACAAGAGGAGACCACTGAAAAAATCGAGGCGGTTCCCCAATCTGAAAGAGCGAACACAGAGCAAGAACTTGAAGAACAGCAAAGCCTTACAACTGACATAATAAAGGAAGACACTATTGGAGATATTGAGATGGAAGAGAAGATTGATCCAGTGGAACAGCCAGAGTCCTTGGTCGAGAATGAGAAGGAAGATCTGGTTGAGGATAGTGACATTTCTGAATCGGTAGAGAAGATAGACAAAAACGGATATATGGTTACGTCGGAGAAAGTTGAGCCTGTGGTCAAGGCAGAAAAGACAGAGCATATGTCAAAACCAGAGAAGATAGAACCAGTGGCCAAGACTGAAAAAGCTGAAACCGTGGCAAAACCAGAAAAGCCTGACACCGCTGTAAAGACTGACAAGAGTGCACATGTAGCAAGACCTGAAAAAACAGAAGTTATTTTGAAGCCCGAAAAGGTTTCTCCTGCTGGAAGACCTGAAAAGTTGGAACAGGGTTTAAAGCCTGAAAAGGTTACGACAGCTAGTAGACAGGAGAAGCCAGAACGTACTGTAAAGCCAGAAAAGAGTTCCTCTTCAGGAAGGCAAGAAAAGCTGGAGCGTATTGCAAAAGCAGAAAAAGGTGCTCCAACCGCAAGGCAGGAAAAGACGGAGCCTGTTCTAAAACCTTCAGCTGCGTTAAGGCAAGAAAAGATAGAAGCTGATGTAAAAGTAGAAAAGGTTACAACAGCTAATAAGCATGAAAAGACTGAACTTGTTAAATCGGAGAAGCCAGAGACTGCTCGAAAGCCACAAAAGGCTGAATCTACTGGGAAGACTTCTCAACCAATAGATAAGTCAATGAAAGACGAGGTGTTGGAAGCACCTGTGAAAGATGAAATGGTGAAAAAGACTGAAAAACCTGTGACACCCAATAGAGTGGAGCAGAATGAAGCAACAAAGAAACCCACTAAGTCAGAATTGATGGAGCAAACTTTAAAAGTTGAATCAACAAAGAGAAATGAGAGACAGTTATCACAAGACAGAGCAACGAGGGCTGATAGAGGTGAAAAAGCCTCAAAGGTGGACAAGCCTGCAAGGACTGACCGCTCCGACAAAACTAGGAAGATGGAACGATCGGAGAAACCAAGCAGGATCGAGAGAGCCGATCGATCACCCAGGTCACCCAGGTCACCCAGGCCTGATAAAGTAGAAAAAACAAGGGTGGAGAGACCAGAAAAAACAAGGGTGGAGAGACCAGAAAAAGCTACTAGGTCTGAGAGATCTTCTAAAACGACCAGGACCGATAGGCCTTCAAAAACGGACAAGTCGGAGAGGCCTGAAAAAATGCCCAAGTTAGAGAGGGTCGAAAAATCACCAAAGCTTGAAAAAGTGTCAAAGAATGACAAAGTTGAGAAAGTCGAGAAACCCACAAAGGCTGAAAAAATTGAGAAACCCCCGAAGGCCGAGAAAATTGAAAAACACGCGAGAGTGGAGAAAGTAGACAAAGTCGAGCCACCGCCTCCTAAAGTTGCACTGAAACCTAAGCAGAAACATGCGAAAGTGAAGGCCGAACCACCACCAAAGAAGAGGAAAAAATGGCTAAAAGAGGTGGCTTCGTCCTCCGATTCCGACTCTTCCCCTGACCAGCAGAGTGAAGAAG agCGTGTCCCCGTGGGTCGAGTATTGAATACAAGAGCCATGAAGGAGATGTACCGAAGCTACATAGAAATGTTGGTCAGCACTGCATTAGACCCAGATATGATTCAAGCATTGGAAGATACTAGTG ATGAACTTTACCTCCCGCCCATGAGAAAAATTGACGGCATTGTAAATGAACATAAGAAGAAAGTGCTGAAAAAGATCTCCCTGAGCTCATCCATTCAG GAGGCCCTACACACGTTCCCGCAGCTAAATAGTGATTCAGGGGAATCTACCGTCAGGATAAAACCTTGGGGTGAACCCTAcaaccggaaaactctcaacaaGTTAAAAAAGAATGTAGCCAAACCACAG GAATTTAAGGTGGATGCTGAGAAGTCACTTTATTATAACCTGTACCATTCCTTGCATCACTACAAATACCACATCTTCCTACGTTGCAAGCAAGAG ACCAACGCAATAGAAGAACAGAACGACGACTTGGGACAAGAAGAGGTCGTCCAGCAGTGCATGAGGAACCAACCGTGGCTCGAAAAGCTCTTCGACTCCTTCATCGACCTACTCACACAAGCACAGAACAAGTGCGCGTGA